Proteins encoded by one window of Halomonas sp. SH5A2:
- a CDS encoding urease subunit beta, whose amino-acid sequence MIPGEYQLKDGDIELCVGRERISVEVANTGDRPIQVGSHYHFAEANPALVFDRDKARGYRLDVAAGTAIRFEPGQTREVTLIPYVGKREIYGFRGDVMGALLSNAPEAARNAQKPDEAGGES is encoded by the coding sequence ATGATTCCCGGCGAGTATCAGTTAAAAGACGGCGATATCGAGCTGTGCGTGGGGCGTGAGCGCATCAGCGTCGAGGTGGCCAATACCGGTGACCGGCCGATTCAGGTGGGGTCGCACTATCATTTTGCCGAAGCCAACCCGGCGCTGGTGTTTGACCGAGACAAGGCACGTGGCTACCGCCTGGACGTCGCGGCGGGCACGGCGATTCGCTTCGAGCCCGGCCAGACCCGCGAAGTCACCTTGATTCCTTATGTCGGCAAGCGGGAAATTTACGGCTTCCGCGGCGATGTGATGGGTGCGCTACTCTCTAACGCGCCCGAAGCCGCGCGAAATGCGCAGAAACCGGACGAAGCTGGAGGCGAGTCATGA
- a CDS encoding urease subunit gamma yields MELTPRDKDKLLLFSAAQLAERRKARGLKLNYPEAVALISFEIMEGARDGRSVADLMSYGREILGRDDVMEGVAEMVDEVQVEATFPDGTKLVTVHTPIN; encoded by the coding sequence ATGGAATTAACCCCGAGAGACAAAGACAAGCTGCTGCTGTTTTCCGCCGCCCAGCTTGCCGAGCGCCGCAAAGCGCGCGGTTTGAAGCTCAACTACCCCGAGGCGGTCGCGCTAATCAGCTTTGAGATCATGGAAGGCGCCCGTGACGGTCGCAGCGTGGCGGACCTGATGAGCTACGGCCGCGAAATCCTGGGTCGCGACGACGTGATGGAAGGGGTGGCCGAGATGGTCGACGAGGTGCAGGTTGAAGCCACCTTCCCCGACGGCACCAAGCTGGTCACCGTCCACACCCCGATCAACTAG